A part of Oncorhynchus masou masou isolate Uvic2021 chromosome 21, UVic_Omas_1.1, whole genome shotgun sequence genomic DNA contains:
- the LOC135508330 gene encoding paired box protein Pax-1-like isoform X2 produces the protein MEQTYGEVNQLGGVFVNGRPLPNAIRLRIVELAQLGIRPCDISRQLRVSHGCVSKILARYSETGSILPGAIGGSKPRVTTPNVVKNIRDYKQGDPGIFAWEIRDRLLADGICDKYNVPSVSSISRILRNKIGNLSQPNQYESSKQAPTQAGLSYNHIYPYSYPNAMSPNGKMGSGPGVPVTAGHVNISRAWPSAHTVTNILGIRAFMDHQAIAGAEGYPQKMEDWSCINRATFPSAHAVNGIDKSAIDADIKYAQPSSTLSSYVPACAYSPSNQYGVYSGPGSYVTPGHPWQSQNSSSSHPSSGMTMHAGDIHSTMPFKHPSREESPPVP, from the exons ATGG AGCAAACCTATGGCGAGGTGAATCAGTTGGGTGGTGTATTCGTCAATGGACGACCTCTGCCTAACGCCATACGACTACGGATAGTGGAGTTGGCCCAGCTTGGAATCAGACCCTGTGATATTAGTAGGCAACTTCGCGTCTCTCATGGCTGTGTGAGCAAGATATTAGCTCGGTACAGCGAAACAGGTTCCATTTTACCCGGTGCCATCGGGGGGAGCAAACCACGGGTTACCACACCGAATGTAGTGAAGAACATAAGGGATTACAAACAAGGTGACCCGGGGATATTTGCCTGGGAGATCCGGGACAGACTACTAGCAGACGGAATTTGTGACAAATACAACGTGCCCTCAGTCAGCTCCATTAGCCGGATTTTACGGAACAAGATTGGAAATCTTTCCCAGCCAAACCAGTATGAGAGCAGCAAGCAAGCCCCCACACAGGCCGGCCTCTCTTACAACCACATATACCCTTATTCATACCCCAATGCTATGTCACCCAATGGCAAAATGGGCAGCGGTCCCGGAGTACCCGTGACGGCCGGGCATGTAAACATATCAAGGGCCTGGCCATCGGCGCACACTGTCACCAACATTCTGGGTATCAGGGCCTTCATGGATCATCAAG CAATTGCTGGAGCAGAGGGATATCCACAGAAAATGGAAGACTGGAGTTGTATCAACAGAGCGACGTTTCCCTCGGCTCATGCAGTCAACGGAATTGACAAATCAGCCATTGATGCAGACATAAAATATGCACAG CCTTCATCGACATTATCCAGTTATGTCCCTGCTTGTGCCTACTCACCTTCAAACCAGTACGGCGTTTATAGCGGGCCAGGTAGCTATGTGACCCCTGGGCACCCTTGGCAGTCCCAGAACTCGAGTTCGTCCCACCCAAGCAGCGGCATGACGATGCACGCTGGAGACATCCACTCTACAATGCCGTTCAAACATCCATCGCGAGAAG AAAGCCCCCCAGTCCCCTAA
- the LOC135508330 gene encoding paired box protein Pax-1-like isoform X1: protein MEQTYGEVNQLGGVFVNGRPLPNAIRLRIVELAQLGIRPCDISRQLRVSHGCVSKILARYSETGSILPGAIGGSKPRVTTPNVVKNIRDYKQGDPGIFAWEIRDRLLADGICDKYNVPSVSSISRILRNKIGNLSQPNQYESSKQAPTQAGLSYNHIYPYSYPNAMSPNGKMGSGPGVPVTAGHVNISRAWPSAHTVTNILGIRAFMDHQAIAGAEGYPQKMEDWSCINRATFPSAHAVNGIDKSAIDADIKYAQPSSTLSSYVPACAYSPSNQYGVYSGPGSYVTPGHPWQSQNSSSSHPSSGMTMHAGDIHSTMPFKHPSREGDRKPPSPLSKQLQQEALSSVHGLNLPTSSS from the exons ATGG AGCAAACCTATGGCGAGGTGAATCAGTTGGGTGGTGTATTCGTCAATGGACGACCTCTGCCTAACGCCATACGACTACGGATAGTGGAGTTGGCCCAGCTTGGAATCAGACCCTGTGATATTAGTAGGCAACTTCGCGTCTCTCATGGCTGTGTGAGCAAGATATTAGCTCGGTACAGCGAAACAGGTTCCATTTTACCCGGTGCCATCGGGGGGAGCAAACCACGGGTTACCACACCGAATGTAGTGAAGAACATAAGGGATTACAAACAAGGTGACCCGGGGATATTTGCCTGGGAGATCCGGGACAGACTACTAGCAGACGGAATTTGTGACAAATACAACGTGCCCTCAGTCAGCTCCATTAGCCGGATTTTACGGAACAAGATTGGAAATCTTTCCCAGCCAAACCAGTATGAGAGCAGCAAGCAAGCCCCCACACAGGCCGGCCTCTCTTACAACCACATATACCCTTATTCATACCCCAATGCTATGTCACCCAATGGCAAAATGGGCAGCGGTCCCGGAGTACCCGTGACGGCCGGGCATGTAAACATATCAAGGGCCTGGCCATCGGCGCACACTGTCACCAACATTCTGGGTATCAGGGCCTTCATGGATCATCAAG CAATTGCTGGAGCAGAGGGATATCCACAGAAAATGGAAGACTGGAGTTGTATCAACAGAGCGACGTTTCCCTCGGCTCATGCAGTCAACGGAATTGACAAATCAGCCATTGATGCAGACATAAAATATGCACAG CCTTCATCGACATTATCCAGTTATGTCCCTGCTTGTGCCTACTCACCTTCAAACCAGTACGGCGTTTATAGCGGGCCAGGTAGCTATGTGACCCCTGGGCACCCTTGGCAGTCCCAGAACTCGAGTTCGTCCCACCCAAGCAGCGGCATGACGATGCACGCTGGAGACATCCACTCTACAATGCCGTTCAAACATCCATCGCGAGAAG GAGACAGAAAGCCCCCCAGTCCCCTAAGCAAGCAACTGCAGCAAGAGGCGTTGAGCAGTGTACACGGACTCAATCTCCCTACCTCATCCTCGTAA